The Bacteroides fragilis NCTC 9343 genome includes the window TTGAAAGGGGATGAGATATCTTCTGTTGCATTAGAGGAGGTAGCCGGAAAGTTGAAGTTGGTGACCGAGGAACACGATCTTGTGGTGCAGGGACGCCGGATGGGAATCTGCTTTGGATAAACAGTGTCTGTATTTGGATTACACACTGATCTCTTCGGTTGATATAATTTCGTCGATCTGTTGATTTTCTGCGGTCAGAGACGTTTCTGATTCGGGAGTCGTATCTTCTGCAGGTACATTATTCTGTGTTTTGGCTTCTTGTACACTTGCCATAAACTCAGGATCTCCTTTAATCTTTTTGAGGGTCATCTGTGCTGCATTCTGTTGGGATTCTTTTTTAGAGTATCCTGTTCCTGATCCACCGAGTATGCCTTCGATTCGCACTTCTGTCTGGAATACAGGATTATTTTCTTTGTCGAGGGACTGCTCAATCAATTCGAAAGAAACTTCCATCTTGTTTTTTTGACTCCATTCAATCAATTTTGACTTGAAGTTGACCTCCTTACGTGAAAGTTTATCCAAATCGATATAAGGTTCGATGATTCTTCTTTCCATGAACTGTTTGCAGCATTCATATCCGCGGTCAAGATAAATTGCACCGATGAAGGCCTCAAATGCATTGCCATACATGTAGCTGTTGTGGGAGGAAGAGCGTGTCGAATATTTGATGAGTTTATCCAAGCCTATTTCGACAGCCAGTTTGTTCAAAGTCTCACGTTGAACGATTTTAGAACGTGTATTGGTCAGGAATCCTTCCCTTTTACCTTCGAAGTGTTGATAGACAATATCTCCTACGATGGCGTCAAGGATGGCGTCACCGAGGAATTCCAGGCGTTCATTGTTCAACGGACGTCCTTTTTCCGAACGTACTGCCGTTGATTTATGCAGTAGAGCCTGCTCGTACAGCCTGATGTTGCGGGGATAGAACCCGAGTATACGGTAAAAACAAGAATAAGACTCTCTATCCTTGCGGAACAGGAGTCTTATCTTATCTATTTTATTACGTAACACGACTTTATTCAGCGTATTTCTTGAAGATTACACAAGCATTGTGACCGCCGAATCCGAATGTATTCGAAAGGGCAACATTAATTTCGCGTTTCTGTGCTTTGTTGAACGTGAAATTAAGATTATAGTCAATGTTCTCGTCATTGTCACCTTCGGCATGATTGATAGTCGGAGGAACGATGCCGTTCTTAATAGCCAGAATACTTGCAATTGATTCTACCGCACCGGCAGCGCCCAACAAGTGACCTGTCATTGATTTGGTTGAACTGATATTCAACTCAAAAGCATGTTCACCAAATACTTCTTTGATTGCTTTGGCTTCCGATATATCTCCGACCGGAGTAGATGTTCCATGAACATTGATGTAATCCACTTCTTCAGGACTCATCTCTGCGTCTTCCAGGGCATTCTTCATCACCAATTTTGCACCGAGTCCTTCCGGATGAGATGCTGTCAGGTGGTGAGCATCAGCAGACATACCTACGCCGGCAACTTCTGCATAGATTTTTGCGCCACGGGCTTTTGCATGTTCCAGTTCTTCAAGAATCAAACATCCACCACCTTCACCCATTACAAAGCCGTCACGGCTTGCACTGAACGGACGAGATGCAGATTGTGGTTCGTCGTTACGAGTTGACAATGCATGCATAGCATTGAAACCTCCTACACCGGCAGCTGCGATAGCGGCTTCCGAACCACCGGATACAATCACGTTTGCCTTACCCAGACGGATCAGGTTGAATGCATCGGCGATGGCGTTAGTAGAAGTTGCACATGCAGAACAAGTTGCGTAGTTCGGGCCGTGGAAGCCATACATAATAGAAATCTGTCCGGCAGCAATATCTGAAATCATCTTAGGGATGAAGAACGGATTGTACTTAGGACCGTTTTCTTTGTGAAGGGCGTAATTACTCGTTTCCTCCTCAAATGTACGTATACCACCGATACCGGCACCAAAAATAACGCCGATTCTGTTTAAATCCTCATTTTCGATATCAAGACCCGAGTCTGCAACTGCTTCTTTGGCAACGGCAACGGCATACTGTGTGTACAGGTCCATTTTACGAGCCTCTTTGCGGTCGATATATTGAGTTGCATCGAAGCCTTTGACTTCACATGCAAATTGAGTCTTGAATTGCGATGCATCGAAATGAGTAATAGGTCCTGCTCCACTAACCCCGTTCACGAGGTTCTCCCAGAATTCCGGGACATTATTGCCAACAGGAGTAATGGCGCCCAGACCTGTTACTACAACTCTCTTTAATTCCATACTGATGAAATCGAATTACTTAGCGTGTTCTTCGATGTAAGCTACAGCATCCTGTACTGTGCCAATCTTTTCAGCTTGGTCATCAGGAATAGAGATACCGAATTCTTTTTCGAATTCCATGATAAGTTCTACAGTGTCAAGAGAATCAGCTCCCAGGTCGTTAGTGAAGCTTGCTGTTTCTGTAACTTCTGATTCTTCTACGCCCAATTTATCGACGATAATCGCTTTCACTCTTGATGCAATTTCAGACATAACTTTAAGTTTTTAATTAATAATTAGTTTTATTTCTTTAAATTTGCGGTGCAAAGGAATAAATATTTATCGTCCTGCGCAAATTTTTGATTAAATAAATGCAATCTTTTGCACATTTTTCACTGTTTTGTGCACTAAAAGGTCTGATTATGGGAAAAAACATCGCTATTTTTGCTTCCGGCTCCGGTACAAATGCTGAAAACATTATCCGGTATTTCGAAAAAAATGCTTCTGTTAGAGTGAGATTGGTTCTTTCTAACAGGAAAGATGCGTATGTTTTGGAGCGTGCATGTCGTTTAGGAGTGCCTTATAGGGCTTTTCCGAAGTCTGATTGGGAAGCTGCGGAGTCCATCTTGGATTTGCTGCGTAAATATCAGATAGACTTTATTGTGCTGGCCGGTTTTCTGTTACGTATTCCGGATGCACTTTTGCATGCTTATCCTGATAAAATTATAAATATTCACCCTGCACTTTTACCTAAATTTGGCGGAAAAGGGATGTATGGCGACCGGGTACATGAGGCGGTGGTAATGGCAGGTGAGTCCGAAAGTGGGATTACTATACATTATATAGATGAGCATTACGATGAGGGAAGTACTGTTTTTCAGGCAAAATGCCCGGTACTTCCCGGAGATACCCCTGCGGATGTGGCTAAAAAAGTTCATGCATTGGAATATGAATGGTTCCCCAAGATCATAGAGCGCGTTGTAAACAGCTTATAAGATGATCGGGGACATTCTCCACAGATTATATCCATGATTATTTAGTTATTACGATCCGATACGCACCTTCCTCTCTTCTTAAAGGATAGTCTCCCCGAAGTTGTTCGAAGAGCCCCGGGTGAGATTTCAGGGCATCACTGTCTCTGCGAGGATCGTAAATCATAAGGGATGCCTCTTCATAAGTTGCAGTAGAAATCAGTTTATTCTTCGGTTCCGGAGGAGTAATCCGATAGTCGGTTTCTATCCGGAAGAACCGGCATAAGGCTTCGAGTGACATTCGGGTTGCATTTGCTTTCCCGTCCGCTGAATATCCGGCGATGTGGGGAGTGCCTATAATTACTTTCTCCAGCAGTTCAAGGTCGATATCCGGTTCATGTTCCCATACGTCAATGACAGCATCAGACAGAATGCCGGACCGGAGAGCTTCAAGCAGTGCTTCTGTTTCGATGACTTCACCGCGTGAAGTGTTCATGATTACCGCTCCTTTTTTCAGTGAATGGAAGAAATGCTTGTCCGCCAAATGATACGTTTTATATTTCCCCTCCTTATATAAAGGTACATGGAAAGTGATAATATCGCATTTTTCGGCTATACTTTTTAAAGAAGCGAACATTGTACTTTCTTCTCTCTCTTCTCTCGGAAGGTCATTCAGCATCACTTGTATTCCTAATTTTCGGGCTACATCAGCTACTTTGCTTCCTACATTTCCCACACCTACAATACCGATGGTCATTTGATTCAATTTCATACCACGGGTTTGCTGTAAGATAAATAGTGCGGATTGGATATACTGTGCTACGGAAGCCGAATTACATCCCGGAGCATTAGTCCATGTGATGCCGGCTTCACGGCAATAAGCCGTATCGATGTGGTCGAATCCGATCGTGGCAGTTGCGATGAACTTTACTTTGCTTCCGGCAAGCAGTGAACGATCACAACGGGTGCGTGTACGGATGATTAACGCATCGGCATCTTGCACTAGTTCAGGCGTAAAATCTTTTCCGGGGACGTATATTACTTCGTCCGCTATTTGTTCGATAGCTTCTCTGATGTAAGGTATTTTGTTATCTACAATTACTTTCATGATTGGTCAGGGGTTTGCATGCAAAGGTAGGAAATAAAAAGCAGGAAAGATTGGCTATATGGAAAATATTGCATAGATTTGCCCGGTAATGCGCATTACGATAAGTTTGAACTTAGACAATTTATATTCATAATGAAGTGTATCCACATTATTACTCCGGTAAAAGATTCTATCGAGTTGACGTTGCAAACGGCTGAAGCTATTTTAAAATCAGATTTCACCGTTCCTTTTCATTACACTATTTACAATGACTTCAGCACCGATGAAAATACGAAACAATTGAAGGAGGCATCCCTTAAGATGGGATTTGAATTGGTCAATCTGTCCGAGATCACTTCTCATCCTTCTCCCAATTATTTGCTGGTGCTCCAGATGGCACAAGAGAAGGCCATTGCCGCCGAAGCGGGATTGTTGATCGTGGAATCTGACGTGATTGTGAAGAAACATACTTTACAGTCTCTTTTTGATGGTGCGCAGGCTCGCAAAGATTGCGGTATAGCTGCCGCGGTGACAGTAGATGAACATGAGGCGATCAATTATCCCTATTTATATGCAAAAGGCAAAGAGAATCAAGTCTTCCCGGAGAAGAAGCATCTTAGCTTCTGCTGCTCTTTGCTGACGACTGACTTTTTACGTGCTTTTGATTTCCATTCTCTGAACCCGGAGAAAAACTGGTTTGATGTGACCATTTCTCATCAGGCTCTTGAAAAGGGTTTTGTTAACTATCTGTTTACTACCTTGACTGTTTGGCACCGTCCGCATAGTAGCCGTCCGTGGAAACAGTTGAAATATACTAATCCGCTTAAATATTACTGGTTGAAATTTACTAAAGGATTAGATAAAATTTGATGGTATGACAAAGAGGCTGACGAAAATTGGTGTAAACCCTGATTTTCAGGAATTATCTTCGTTTGTACATGAGCTCCCTACTGTATTCGAAACAGGGGGTAAAGTGATTTACAAAGGACGTAACGAGCTTAAAGAGTTTGATGTAGAGGGTAAGAAGCTGATTGTAAAGTCCTACCAATTACCTCATCTGTTGAATCGTATTATCTATAATTTTTTTCGTGCCTCAAAGGCCAAACGTTCGTATTCCTATGCTTTGATGCTCCGTAAATTGGGTATCGGATCACCGGCGCCTGTGGGATATTATTCTACAGGTTCATGGCTTTTGTTCGGTAGAAGTTATTTTGTGTGTTTGAAGTCAGATTGTCCTTATACATATCGTGACTTTGAAAAAACGGTTTTTCCGAATCAGGAGCAGATCTTACGTGCCATAGCCCGGACTACAGCCATGTTGCATGAGAATGGACTGTTGCACAAGGATTACTCTGCCGGTAACATTCTTTTTCGAACAATTGATGAAAAAGTAGAAGTGGAGATCATCGATTTAAACCGTATGCGTTTTGGAAATGTGGGTATAGAAGCGGGATGTAAAAATTTTGAGCGTCTTCCCGGTACTCATGAGATGTTTGCCATATTAGCCGAAGAGTACGCCAAAGCCCGTGGCTTTGACGTACAAACTTGTTTGGAACTTATTGAGCAAGCTCATAGTCTTTCAGATTAATATATTTTGATTTTTTTATTCCTGTTATGTAGAGGAGTCTTTTGAATCCGGTGATGACACGTGTCTGAAAGTCAATAATAGGGCGTGTTCCTTTCCATGGTGTCATGTCGAGGTATTTAAAATATTCTTGTTTCAAAGGGTGCATACTGTCATAATTCCATGGCTTTTTATTGGTATAATGAAGAATTGCCGGGTGCAGTAAAGCTTCTTTTAAGCCGCTATGCTCTTTCACCTTGTGACTGTAAGTTCGGCGGTAGAACGTGTCTTGCACATTCCAGCGGAAAGGTACGAATAATTTGTCCTTATACAACAGTGCATTGAGAAGATCTTGATCATTGAACCGGATACGATCGGAATGTGCCAGAAAATACTGTTCACACATTTCGTCTATTTTGTGTTCCCTCCAATACTTCAGGTTGATCAATAATACTCCGGCATTAAAATAAGAGTACTTCTTGTCGTATTGCAAACGGGAATAGTATTCCTCTTCGTCACTACCGATATCTTCTATACATCCTATTGCATATTGCGTAATATCTGTATTCCAGAATTCACTTATATCATTCAGGACCACAATGTCACAGTCTATATATAGGATTTTGTCAATATTTACAGGCAGTATCCGGGATAAGAGACAACGATAGTATGTTGCAATCGAAATTCTGTTTCCACTTTTCTTGATGGAAAAATTGTTTAAAAGATCTTTTTCCGGGAAATAAAAACAGATTTTGTTTCCGTATGACTCTGCAATGCTGGAAAGTGCTTTTTGATCGGCCTCCGGCAAAGTACTGGCTATGATATGAACACAAAATTCAGAATTACGATTGTTGGCGAACAATGAAGTCAGGGTTACAGCACAGTGAATCGTAAAGTTAGAGTCGATGTTACATGCAATGTGTATCATGGTGATTGAGTTTATGGTTTGTAGTTATTACATTTCTCCGCTTTGTCCAGTCGCTTTGAAATATTTGTCTAAAACAAGAAGTGAAATGAGTCTTTCCCGTTTCTTGTTCTGGAACTGTTTTATATATTCGTGGGCATGATCGATTATTTGTTGAGCCTTTTCCGGATGGTTTATGTAATAAGTGAGTTTCTCTTCAAAATCAGAAAAATCATTCTTGATTTCGATGTAATGGTAGTCGGGAATTAGTTTTCCTTCCATAAACCAGGTTTCGCAAGTAGGGCGGGTCATCACCGCAATAGAGTTGGAAGACATGACCCATTTCAGGTTAGATGCAACATCGTTCCCTTCAAGTGACAGAATAAATTTGTATTCCAGATGTTCCCGGATCGTCTTCTTGGCAACCATCCATTCCTGAGGTATACCTGTTTCGTGACCTACTACTCCGCAGTCGCATAGAGGATGATTTATATACATTTTTATAAATTGAGTCCGGATACGACTGTCACGGATCTTACCACGAAAAATAGCACAGTCCTTTTTGGTTGTGAAAGATCTTTTATCATTTACAAACATAAAATGGCGAAGTGCATCTAATTTTAGGATAACGGAGTTTTGGTTATCACCAGCCAACAATCTGCTTTTTACAATGGTAGGTGAATCCGGTGTGAAATAAACATCTCCCGGACAATATTGCCATCTTAAATCAGGACTGAACCAACGTGTATATTCTCTGGCATCAAAAAAGTAGGCCTTGTGAAAGTATGACATTTTGTAGTTGCCTAACTTTCCTCTGTATATCAGATACCTGATTTTATTTTCTACATGCGTTCCCTGCGGGATGGGATGATTATTTCCGGATAACCTGTTATAATAACTAACACGCTCTTCAATATAGGCCCTGTCCGGACGTTTTGATAGTTGGGCGATTGTTCTCTTCAGCTGCATTCTATAAAAATAGGAGGGAATAGCCATCTTCAACATATCATAAGCGAAGTAGATGAATTTAGGCGGTTTCCCACTACGCAATTTATATACCAGACTGTCACCCATTTTTATTCTTGTTTTAAGTATTTACTTACTCCGTTTTCGCAGTAAACTATATTTTTTTCATTGTTTTTCCGGAAATATTCTGCATTCTTCTGGTCACTTTCCATGCTTTCGTGTCCATGCCACAAATGATATACGATGCCGGCGAACCTTAAAGAACGTTTTTTGCAGCCTTTCCGTTGTAAACGGTGAGTCAGGTCATCATCTTCTTTTCCCCAGCCTTCAAAAAATTCATCATATCCGTTAATTGCCAGAAAATCGGATCTCCAGAAAGACATGTTGCATCCTAGTCCGGAAGATACGTTCTTTTTGTATCTGTCAGCAAAGAAATTAGAAACCGGTGTAGAGTGAATTGCTGTCTCAGCCCTGTTTTGTATACCGATTGTCCAAGGATAAATTCTTCGGTTTACTTTTGATTTACAGATTTCTTCTGTTAGTTTCTGCCCCAGATTCACTCTGGTTCCCCTCAAATAATGTCCTGGTTTCGCTAATCGTTTGTGGTCTTCTACAAATTTGTTGTGGAGGAAGATATCTCCATCTATTTCAATGATATAATCTCCTGTTGCTGCCGCAACAGACTTGTTGCGCATCATAGCCAAGCGAAAACCTTTGTCTTCTTGCCATAAATGTATAAGAGGCACCGGAAAATCTTTTTTGAAAGACTCTATTAAATCTTTGGTTTCTGAAGTGGAGCCATCATCGCCAACAATGACCTCGTCGGGCATAACGGTTTGGAAACGAACACTGTCCAGGCATACGGACAAAGCCTCCGGTCGATTGTAAGTAGAGATAATAAGAGTTGTTTTCATCTTAGTTCAGTTATTATTTAAAACCGGAAAAAGCTTTATGTTACAGCTTCTTCCAAGGTGAGGATGATACAAATGTAATACTTATTTTGAAATAAAGGACTTTTATATTGCTCTTATTGTTTAGATATAAAGAATTGATCTCATAGCCGTAGCCAAAGAGGTTGCCACTCGTCTTACAAAGAAGAATTCTGTTGTCGATTTTACCGTTCTTGCCGGAATATATTTTCTGTAGGTGATAATTACTGAGGCATACGCATTAAAATAATTATATACGAAAAAGCGTCTTAGGGTGGCTGCAACTCCTATTTCCCAATTCCTTAAATAATCATAAGTATGTGCTATTTCGAAAGCATCATTGATATACTTCTTCTTTAACGAAGAAGGCGGCAAAATAATAATGTGATTAATAAAATGAAACGTTTTTTGAACCAACTTTTTGGGCTTCCTTACTTTTATGTTATTTTCGGCAGCAAACTGAAATTGCTCATGTAACGCTTGTAAATATTGAAACTCTTTGAGCGGATTACGTGTGCTGTTTGTAATGCTGCCCGGTCGGGTTCGATAATGGTATTTAGGAGTCTGCAATAAAACGATTTTCCGGGCTTTATGAAATACTTTATAACATAAAGCTATGTCTTCAAAACTCCATCCTACCGGAAAACGGAGTTCTGTAAACAATTCACGTTTGAATAGTTTCTCCCAGATATAATTTTGGATTATTTTGTCTTCAATTAAAGTCGCTATTGCTTTTTGAGAACTAAAAATCTTTGTCTTTTTTGATTTATATTTTACTTTTGTTCTGTTGGGCAGTTCTGTATAGTGTGTACAAATTGAAATATCAGCTTGATGTTCGTATATCAAGTGATATAGAGTCTCGTACATATCCTCATCAACCCAGTCGTCACCATCAACAAAACCGATGTATTCTCCCGTAGCCACGTCTAACCCTGCATTACGTGCATCGCTGAGTCCTCCATTTCTTTTATGGATAACTTTAATCCGTTCGTCTTGTTCGGCAAATTCATCGCAGATAGCAGGCGAATGATCGGTTGAGCCGTCATCTACCAAGATGATTTCAATATTTTTGTAGGTCTGATTGATTAAGGATTGTATGCATTCAGAAGCATATTCTGCTATATTGTATATAGGCACAATGATGCTAATAAGCGGCAGAGGTTTATTTACTTCCATTCTTTTAAGCAGGTTTAGGTAATTGCTATATTCTATATTTTATATAGTTTGTGCAAAGATAGAACGTTTATATTAGAATGTTACTAAAAAATGGAGAAAAGTGGGATACTTTTATAATATTTAGAGGTTCTAAAACTAAATTGGGGTCTAAATGTAAGTGTAACAGCACTGTTTGTTCTTGTCGGCGAGTTATAATTTTTGCTATATGTGACTTTGATCGGAATTAATAGGGGGGATAGCTTTTGTGGTGGAGAGTGATTGAAAATGGAATGATCTGTTTTAATATATTGGTTATTATTTCGATAACAAATGTTAGTTATTGGGCTTGAAGTAAGAAATATAGTGTAGGTTTATGCGATGATTTATAAATTCACTAAAGATTTTCTGTTATCTTTGTGCCCTAAACATAAATAAGATATAATGAAGGAATTCTTTCAACTCATGCGGCGGTTTGTGTCGCCTTACAAGAAATTTCTGGGATGGGCTGTATTCTTAAACTTGCTGTCGGCTGTTTTTAATATATTTTCGTTTACTTTATTGATTCCGATTCTTCAGATTCTTTTTAAGATGGACAATAAAGTCTATGAGTTTATTCCTTGGGATGCTGCGGGAGAGGGCTTGAAGGACATCGCTGTGAATAATTTCTATTATTATGTGACTCGGATGATTGAAATAAACGGTCCTTCTCTTACATTGCTGTTTTTGGGTTTGTTCCTGGCATTCATGACTTTATTGAAAACATCGTGCTATTTTGCTTCTTCCGCAGTGATGATTCCTTTGCGTACGGGAGTCGTTCGTGATATCCGCATCATGGTTTATTCTAAAGTGATGAGTTTACCATTGGGTTTCTTTTCAGAAGAGCGCAAGGGAGACATCATTGCCCGTATGAGTGGTGATGTGGGTGAGGTTGAAAACTCGATTACAAGTTCATTGGATATGTTGATCAAGAATCCGATTCTGATTGTCATGTATTTTGGAACGTTGATTATCACCAGTTGGCAACTGACTTTGTTTACATTGTTAGTGGTTCCGGGTATGGGATGGATCATGGGTAAAGTAGGTAAAAAATTAAAGAGGCAATCACTTGAGGCGCAGGCTAAATGGAGTGATACGATGTCTCAACTTGAAGAAACTTTGGGGGGACTCCGTATTATTAAGGCTTTTATCGCCGAGCAAAAAATGATAAATCGTTTTACGGAATGCAGTAATGAGTTTCGTGACGCTACCAATAGGGTTGCCATGCGTCAGGCATTAGCGCATCCGATGAGTGAATTCTTGGGCACATTGCTTATTGTGGTTGTATTGTGGTTTGGCGGATCACTGATATTAGGAAATCACTCTTCCATTGATGCTCCTACATTTATCTTTTATATGGTAATTCTTTATAGCGTTATCAATCCCTTGAAGGAATTTTCGAAAGCCGGATATAATATCCCTAAGGGACTGGCTTCTATGGAGCGTGTCGATAAGATACTGAAAGCAGAAAATAAGATTGTGGAGATTCCGAACCCGAAACCGTTGAATGGGTTGGAAGAACAAGTTGAGTTCAAAGATATTTCTTTCAGTTATGATGGGAAGAAAGAAGTACTTCAACATATTAACCTGACTGTACCCAAGGGTAAAACCGTTGCTTTGGTTGGGCAGTCCGGTTCAGGAAAGTCTACGTTGGTAGATTTATTGCCACGCTATCACGATGTGCAGGAAGGGACGATTACTATAGACGGAGTCAATATCAAGGATGTTCGTATCTCTGATTTGCGCAGCCTGATAGGAAATGTCAATCAGGAAGCTATTTTGTTCAATGATACATTCTTCAATAATATTGCTTTCGGCGTTGAGAACGCGACTATGGAGCAGGTGATTGAGGCCGCCAAAATAGCCAATGCACACGATTTTATCATGGAGAAAGAAGACGGTTACCATACTAATATCGGTGACCGGGGCAGCAAGCTCTCCGGGGGCCAACGCCAGCGCATCAGCATAGCCCGTGCCATCTTGAAGAATCCTCCCATTTTGATTCTTGACGAGGCTACTTCCGCTTTGGATACTGAGTCAGAGCGTTTGGTACAGGAAG containing:
- a CDS encoding ABC transporter ATP-binding protein, which codes for MKEFFQLMRRFVSPYKKFLGWAVFLNLLSAVFNIFSFTLLIPILQILFKMDNKVYEFIPWDAAGEGLKDIAVNNFYYYVTRMIEINGPSLTLLFLGLFLAFMTLLKTSCYFASSAVMIPLRTGVVRDIRIMVYSKVMSLPLGFFSEERKGDIIARMSGDVGEVENSITSSLDMLIKNPILIVMYFGTLIITSWQLTLFTLLVVPGMGWIMGKVGKKLKRQSLEAQAKWSDTMSQLEETLGGLRIIKAFIAEQKMINRFTECSNEFRDATNRVAMRQALAHPMSEFLGTLLIVVVLWFGGSLILGNHSSIDAPTFIFYMVILYSVINPLKEFSKAGYNIPKGLASMERVDKILKAENKIVEIPNPKPLNGLEEQVEFKDISFSYDGKKEVLQHINLTVPKGKTVALVGQSGSGKSTLVDLLPRYHDVQEGTITIDGVNIKDVRISDLRSLIGNVNQEAILFNDTFFNNIAFGVENATMEQVIEAAKIANAHDFIMEKEDGYHTNIGDRGSKLSGGQRQRISIARAILKNPPILILDEATSALDTESERLVQEALERLMKTRTTIAIAHRLSTIKNADEICVLYEGEIVERGKHEELLAKNGYYKRLNDMQSL